From the Ruania alkalisoli genome, one window contains:
- a CDS encoding PQQ-binding-like beta-propeller repeat protein → MRSTDEFEPAPTSPTSPEAARRRPQVWSRPWPWAVLAVLLVVAAVLTVPRPGPVVNPWGYLPNLDDEPEQAWETNLTADAFWLFSGVVVARGPDGVTGLDSASGEEIWSVQAEEPACTSDGVDLTCTTGPDTVEVIDPRSGRARQYDVPGVAAAASVDRDIVAVTTHDIRRVNGSGRVIWRSEIVFGRAMNAPPELIHSTVAVRSIRSGSTLLDAETGEEVSVPDASRSPHSVRDGLWRSTDLSATWLYVRNDPPLAFSGWISSGIATPDPTLIRAIDEKELNRWRPVAFLPEVTLGLLTMREHGPGVLIAEAPDTGEELWRTGPDVSMWDPPLIGPETFLYSDSTELIALDISTGDTRWTIAPQDVILDFSSDGERLYILDETGVSGWDLS, encoded by the coding sequence ATGCGTTCCACCGACGAGTTCGAACCGGCACCCACGTCGCCCACCAGCCCAGAGGCAGCCCGACGGCGACCCCAAGTCTGGTCACGCCCGTGGCCCTGGGCGGTGCTCGCCGTCCTGCTCGTGGTGGCGGCGGTCCTCACCGTCCCGCGACCTGGTCCGGTGGTCAACCCATGGGGGTACCTGCCCAACCTCGACGACGAGCCGGAGCAGGCCTGGGAGACCAACCTCACGGCAGATGCGTTCTGGCTGTTCTCGGGTGTGGTGGTCGCGCGTGGCCCCGACGGCGTCACCGGCCTCGACTCGGCGAGTGGCGAGGAGATCTGGAGCGTCCAGGCCGAGGAACCCGCCTGCACCTCCGACGGCGTCGACCTCACCTGCACCACCGGCCCCGACACGGTGGAGGTCATCGACCCACGATCGGGCCGGGCACGGCAGTATGACGTCCCCGGAGTCGCTGCTGCCGCGAGCGTGGACCGCGATATCGTCGCGGTCACCACCCACGACATTCGTCGTGTGAACGGGAGCGGCCGGGTCATCTGGCGGAGCGAAATCGTCTTCGGCCGCGCGATGAACGCGCCGCCGGAACTGATCCATAGCACGGTAGCGGTCAGATCCATCAGGTCAGGAAGCACCCTCCTCGACGCCGAGACTGGGGAGGAGGTCTCCGTACCCGACGCCAGCCGTTCTCCACACTCTGTCCGTGATGGGCTGTGGCGGTCGACTGACCTGAGCGCCACCTGGCTGTATGTACGAAACGACCCGCCGCTGGCGTTCAGCGGTTGGATCTCCTCGGGGATCGCGACGCCGGACCCCACCCTGATCCGGGCCATCGACGAGAAAGAGCTGAACCGCTGGCGCCCAGTCGCCTTCCTCCCGGAGGTGACTCTGGGGCTCCTCACCATGCGTGAACACGGTCCCGGCGTGCTCATCGCCGAGGCTCCCGACACAGGCGAGGAACTGTGGCGCACCGGGCCGGATGTGTCGATGTGGGACCCACCATTGATCGGGCCCGAGACGTTCCTCTACTCCGACTCCACCGAGTTGATCGCACTCGATATCTCCACCGGCGACACGCGCTGGACGATCGCACCACAGGACGTCATCCTCGATTTCTCCAGTGACGGCGAGCGCCTCTACATCCTGGACGAGACGGGCGTCAGCGGGTGGGATCTGTCGTGA
- a CDS encoding PQQ-binding-like beta-propeller repeat protein, with amino-acid sequence MGTRDVEEFALDSGSDDATLPRPGSRGDHSAPHRLWPGLPWVAAALTLILAGVVAAPAPGAVVSPWGYVPGLGEEPELAWELETTEITGMWAFRGVLAIAELEQVRGIDAASGAERWRVESKAAQCGSDGSRLTCTSIDDEIIMIDPVSGNVDDSVSVPGAYAATAHDDDIIVATSSAIQRIRADGTVVWSTPLPEGTPVYAGPAVIDGHVLVGTDAARGGQPPPLDVETGEPGDPAEVGQTVYRIRDGAWVTSHPGSLWLFLRGETVRSMPATAPAMIVTTDPSLLDSELPATDDEWHPLAILPDVAIGNINDDTLGSTLMAIDTSTGEELWRSEALMHWFSTPIVDRDTLAAPVLNPELGRISTVIALNVDTGEERWRIDRATELYGITAGGGYLFLQDALGISAWELTG; translated from the coding sequence ATGGGGACGAGGGACGTCGAGGAGTTCGCGCTCGACTCGGGCAGCGATGACGCTACTCTCCCGCGCCCCGGCAGCAGGGGCGACCACTCAGCACCGCATCGGCTGTGGCCGGGACTGCCGTGGGTCGCAGCGGCGCTGACGCTGATCCTCGCCGGCGTCGTGGCTGCCCCTGCGCCGGGTGCGGTCGTGAGCCCCTGGGGGTACGTGCCCGGCCTGGGCGAGGAACCCGAGCTCGCATGGGAGCTGGAGACCACCGAGATCACGGGTATGTGGGCATTTCGTGGGGTGCTGGCGATCGCAGAGCTGGAGCAAGTGCGCGGGATCGACGCCGCGAGCGGAGCCGAGCGGTGGCGCGTCGAGAGCAAAGCAGCCCAATGCGGCTCGGACGGGTCCCGTCTGACCTGCACCTCGATCGACGACGAGATCATCATGATCGACCCTGTTTCTGGCAACGTGGACGACTCGGTATCCGTGCCAGGAGCCTACGCAGCCACGGCTCACGACGACGACATCATCGTGGCCACCTCGAGCGCGATTCAGCGCATCCGCGCCGATGGCACCGTCGTATGGTCCACGCCGCTGCCGGAGGGGACCCCGGTCTACGCCGGTCCGGCGGTGATTGACGGCCACGTCCTGGTCGGCACCGACGCTGCTCGAGGAGGCCAGCCTCCACCGCTGGACGTCGAGACCGGCGAACCAGGCGACCCGGCGGAGGTCGGCCAGACCGTGTACCGAATCCGGGACGGTGCCTGGGTGACGAGCCACCCAGGCTCTCTCTGGCTGTTCTTGCGCGGCGAGACCGTCCGCTCGATGCCGGCCACAGCACCGGCGATGATTGTGACGACCGACCCGAGCCTGCTGGACTCTGAACTGCCCGCGACGGACGACGAGTGGCACCCGCTCGCCATCCTCCCCGACGTCGCGATCGGAAACATCAACGACGACACCCTCGGTTCGACGCTCATGGCGATCGATACCAGCACAGGCGAGGAACTGTGGCGATCCGAGGCCCTGATGCACTGGTTCAGCACGCCGATCGTCGACCGTGACACCCTGGCCGCCCCGGTGCTCAATCCCGAACTTGGGAGAATCTCGACGGTCATCGCCCTGAACGTCGACACCGGCGAGGAACGCTGGCGGATCGATCGAGCGACCGAGCTGTACGGGATCACCGCCGGAGGCGGCTACCTGTTCCTCCAGGATGCCCTGGGCATCTCAGCCTGGGAACTGACCGGCTGA
- a CDS encoding HNH endonuclease signature motif containing protein: MRPVIDLAEDYSATTYEASPKLREQAILRDRTCAFPFCNRLARSADRDHITPHEQGGPTRSANLGSLCRRHHRCKTHDGWSYVMLNPGTYYWCDPHGTQYLVTPATTFLLPGTRGGPVVRARQRALASMRATAQGMPNRRHQVRPFTGEHAPASRTHQTTAYTSTGRIAGTGGTDPPPF, encoded by the coding sequence GTGCGCCCGGTGATCGATCTGGCCGAGGACTACTCGGCTACTACCTATGAGGCCAGCCCGAAGCTTCGTGAGCAGGCGATCCTGCGCGATCGCACCTGTGCGTTCCCGTTCTGCAACCGGTTGGCCCGGTCAGCGGACCGGGATCACATCACCCCGCACGAGCAGGGCGGGCCGACCAGGTCGGCCAATCTCGGAAGTCTGTGTCGCCGCCACCACCGATGCAAAACCCATGACGGGTGGTCCTATGTGATGCTCAACCCGGGTACCTACTACTGGTGTGACCCGCACGGGACCCAGTACCTGGTCACCCCGGCCACCACCTTCCTGCTGCCCGGCACACGGGGCGGGCCGGTGGTCCGGGCCCGGCAGCGTGCCTTGGCCTCGATGCGGGCGACCGCCCAGGGCATGCCCAACCGCCGCCATCAGGTGCGGCCATTCACTGGAGAGCACGCCCCCGCGAGTAGGACCCACCAGACCACCGCGTACACCAGCACGGGCAGAATTGCCGGGACCGGCGGCACCGACCCGCCGCCGTTCTGA